The Candidatus Manganitrophaceae bacterium region TGAAGATTGTGACCCATTCCTGGAATATAAGAGGTCACTTCCATCCCATTCGTCAAACGCACACGTGCAACCTTTCGGAGTGCAGAGTTTGGCTTCTTGGGCGTGGTGGTATAAACACGGATACAGACCCCTCTCTTCTGCGGCGACTGTTTCAGTGCAGGACTCTTGGTCTTGGATCGGGCTTTTTCCCGCCCCTTCTTGATCAATTGATTAATCGTCGGCATCTGACTTCCTTACGTGGCATGCAAAACCTACAGATCATACTGACTACTGGCCCTCTTGTCAAGATTTTTTTACAATCTCAAGGCATTATATTGATATTTGGTATGCCTATTTTTTCTCTGCAGGAGCCCCTTCACTCGAACCCGCCTTATTCTTGGCCATCTCCTTGATCTCCTGTGCCTGCCGCGGTGATCGCACATAAACTTCTCGATACTCAGGCAAGCCCGTTCCCGCCGGGACAAGCCGTCCCACAATCACATTCTCTTTCAAGCCAAGCAGGTCATCCGTTCTTCCGCTAATCGCAGCCTCCGTCAAAACACGCGTTGTCTCCTGGAAGGAAGCGGCAGAGATAAAACTATCGGTTGCAAGGGCCGCCTTCGTGATTCCGAGAAGAATCGGCTTTCCTGTCGCCGGTATTCCCCCTTTGGCCATCACTTTCTCATTCTCTTCTGCGAATTTAAACTTATCAACCTGCACCCCAATGAGGAAATCCGTATCGCCCGGTTCTTCAACTTTTACTCTTCTTAACATCTGTCGGACAATAATTTCAATATGCTTGTCGTTAATCGACACCCCTTGCAGACGATAAACCTCCTGGACCTCGTCGACCAAGTATTTCTGAAGCTCTTTCGGTCCTAGTACGTCAAGAATATCATGAGGGTTCGGAGATCCATCCATCAAGGGCTCCCCAGCGTGAACCCAATCCCCCTCATGAACATTAATATGCTTCCCCTTAGGAATGAAGTATTCCCGGCTATCCCCGACCTCATTACTGACAATCACCTTTCTCATCCCTTTGGCAAAACCGCCATATTCGACCGTCCCGTCAATCTCTGAGATAACGGCCTGTTCTTTTGGTTTTCTCGCCTCAAAAAGCTCGGCCACACGGGGAAGTCCACCGGTAATATCCTTCGTTTTTGTCGTTTCACGAGGAATCTTCGCCAACACATCACCCGGGTGAACCATTTGCCCTTTCTCAACAAAAACATGTGCCCCCGCAGGAAGAAGATAACGGGCCGCTCCTTTTGTCAAAGGGAGTTTCACGGTTTTCCCCGAGGCATCCTTGATTGAAATTCTAGGCCGGAGATTTGATCCGGGGTAATCGACAATGACTTTACGGGCAAAGCCGGTGACTTCGTCAACTTCTTCACGCATCGTCTGCCCTTCGATCAGATCACCCATCGCAATCTTTCCAGCGACTTCCGTCAAGATCGAAAGAGAATAGGGATCCCACTCCACCAGTCTTTGTCTCGCATCCACCGAGACCCCATCTTTTACCTTGATGCGGGCACCATAGACAACCGAGTACTTCTCTTTCTCGCGTCCTGTCTTGTCAAAAATGGCAATTCTTCCATTCCGGTTCATGACAATCAGGTCACCGTCTTTACTTTTCACGGTATTCAGGTTCAAGTATTTCACAACACCGGCATTCCGGGATTCCAATACGGTCTGTTCAATCACCTTGCTTGCCGTCCCCCCAATATGGAAGGTCCGCATCGTTAGCTGTGTTCCCGGCTCCCCAATAGATTGTGCGGCGATCACGCCGACGGCCTCTCCCCGCTCAACCAGTTGTCCCCGGGATAAATCCCGCCCATAACACCTGACACATATCCCCCGATGCGCCAGACAGGTCAATACAGAACGGATTTTCACTCTGTCAATCCCCGCCTCAACAACGGCCTGCGTCTTTTCTTCATTGATTTCCGCTTGAGCCGGACAAATAACCTCACCCGTAATCGGATCAGTGATATCTTCTGCCGCGATTCTGCCCAGGATACGTTTTTCAAGCGGTTCAATGACCTCTCCACCTTCAACCAGAGCCGTCACGGCAAGCGAATCAGGTGAGTGACAATCCAGATCATTCACAATAACATCTTGCGAGACATCGACCAGCCGCCGCGTCAGGTATCCGGAATTGGCTGTCTTCAAGGCAGTATCCGCCAATCCTTTTCGCGCACCGTGTGTCGAAATAAAGTATTGCAAGACGCTCAACCCTTCTCTGAAGTTGGCCATGATCGGCGTTTCAATAATCTCCCCGGAGGGCTTTGCCATGAGTCCTCTCATTCCCCCCAGTTGACGAATCTGCGCAGCGCTTCCACGGGAACCTGAATCGGCCATCATGTAGATAGAATTAAATTTTCGATCTTTTACCTTCCCGACTCCCTTCGTGACCTCTTCTTCTTCCTCAGCCAATTCTCTCATCATTTCACTGGCCACCATCTCAGTGACATGCGCCCAGATATCAACCACCTTATTGTATCGCTCTCCATTCGTAATCAAACCCTCAGCATACTGCTTTTCGATCTCCGCTACACTCTTCTTGGCCTTATCGAGCAATACGCCTTTTTTTGACGGGATGCGCATGTCGTCCACACAGATCGAGATGCCGGCCCTTGTCGCGAAATGAAATCCGAGATCCTTAATGCGATCCAGCATGGCGACGGTATTGCGGCGACCGGACTTTCGATAGGAGATATCAATCAGGTTGATCAACTCCTTTTTGTTCATAATACGATTGACCATCGAGAAGGGGACATCCTCTGGGAGAATATTTCCAAAAATCACTCTGCCGACAGTTGTCTCAACCAAGGTACCATCGCGCCTTACTTTAATCCGGGCATGCTCCTCCACCTGCCGATGGTCATAGGCAATGGTAACTTCTTCCGGACCGGAAAAGGTTTTTCCTTCTCCCTTCGCCCCGCCCTTTTCCTTTGTCAGCCAATAGCAACCCAGAACCATATCCTGAGAAGGAACCATAATTGGTTTTCCGCTGGCAGGTGAAAGGACGTTGTTCACCGACATCATCAGTACGCGCGCCTCAATTTGGGCCTCAATCGACAAAGGGAGATGGACAGCCATTTGATCCCCATCAAAATCTGCATTAAATGCAGCGCACACTAGCGGATGAAGCCGGATCGCTTTTCCTTCCACTAAAACAGGATCAAAGGCCTGTATCCCCAGGCGATGCAGAGTTGGTGCCCGGTTCAGTAAGACAGGGTGCTCCTGAATCATCTCATCCAGCACATCCCACACCTCCGGCTTTTCCTTTTCCACCATCTTCTTTGCCGTTTTAATGGTTGCCACATAACCACGCTCTTCCAGTTTTTGATAAATAAAGGGCTTGAAGAGTTCCAAGGCCATCTTCTTTGGAAGTCCGCATTGGTGGAGCTTCAACTCGGGCCCGACAACAATCACGGATCGACCAGAGTAGTCTACCCGTTTTCCCAGAAGGTTCTGACGGAACCGGCCTTGCTTGCCCTTGAGCATGTCCGAAAGGGACTTCAGGGGACGCTTGTTCGGCCCTCGGATTGCCCGACCCCGTCGACCATTGTCAAAAAGGGCATCCACCGATTCCTGAAGCATTCTCTTTTCATTGCGGATAATGACATTGGGAGCCCTCAACTCGGTCAGCCGTTTCAGGCGATTATTCCGGTTAATCACCCGGCGGTATAGATCATTTAAATCAGATGTCGCAAAACGCCCCCCATCGAGAGGCACCAAAGGTCTGAGTTCCGGCGGCAGGACAGGAATGACATCCAAAATCATCCAGTCGGGATGATTTCCAGACTTCCTTAAGGATTCCACAACCCGGAGACGTTTTGTTAATTTCTTTTTGACGGCGACAGAACTTGCATGGGCAATCTTGACATGCAACTCGTCCCAAAGCTCTTCAAGATCTATTTTCTTCAAAATATCCCTTATTGCCTCGGCACCCATCTCGGCACGGAACGCCCCTACACCATACTTTTCGACATCTGCGCGATACCGATCTTCCGTAAGGATCTCCTTCTCCTTCAAGTCAGTGTCCATCGGATCCGTCACAACATAGTTCTCAAAATAGAGTACCTTTTCGAGCTGCTTGAGTGTCATATCCAGAAGTATCCCGATTCGACTGGGAATGCCCTTCAGAAACCAGATATGAGCCACAGGGGAAACCAGCTCGATATGGCCCATCCGTTCCCGGCGAACCTTTGACTGGATGACTTCCACTCCACACTTGTCACAGACAATTCCACGGTGCTTCATCCGCTTATACTTTCCGCAGTTACACTCCCAATCCTTGATCGGCCCAAAGATGCGTGCACAAAAGAGACCGTCCCGCTCCGGTTTAAACGAGCGATAATTAATCGTTTCCGGTTTTTTGACTTCCCCATAGGACCAGGAGCGGATCTTCTCGCCGGATGCAATGCGAATTCGGATGGCGTCAAAAGAGATCGACTCCTTCGACTTTCCAAAAAGGCTCCGAACCGATTCGACCTTGCTTAATGTCTCCATTGAACCTCCAAAAAAATAAACGTTAAAATAACTCGAAAGGGAGGATCGGGCTTACTCCTCACATTAATCCTGATTCTCAGTCTTTGTCTCTGATTAATTCAACATCAAGCCCCAGGCTCTGAAGCTCTTTGATCAAAACGTTGAAGGATTCCGGCAGGCCGGGCTCCAGGAAGTGCTCTCCCTTGACAATCGCTTCGTAGATGCGGGACCGTCCGGGGACATCATCCGACTTCACCGTCAGGAACTCCTGTAGAACCGATGCGGCGCCATAGGCCTGAAGGGCCCAGACTTCCATTTCTCCAAGACGTTGTCCCCCAAACTGCGCCTTCCCGCCCAAAGGTTGTTGTGTGACCAGAGAATAGGGTCCAATCGACCTTGCATGGATCTTGTCGTCAACCAGATGGTGAAGTTTCAGCATGTACATCCGGCCCACCGTCACCGGGCGGTTAAAAGGCTCTCCTGTCTTTCCATCATGCAGAATGGTCTGTCCCGACCTTGGGAGACCTGCCTCTTCCAGCAAATCCTTGACTTCTTTTTCGTTCGCACCGTCAAATACCGGACAGGACACATGGATACCCAGGAGGTCCGCAGCCCAACCCAGGTGAGTCTCCAGTATCTGCCCGACATTCATCCGAGAAGGGACACCGAGAGGATTGAGGACAATCTGCACCTTCGTGCCATCCGGAAGATACGGCATATCGGCCTCAGGAAGAATGCGCGCGACAACCCCCTTGTTGCCATGCCGCCCCGCCATCTTGTCCCCTACCTGGAGCCTGCGCTTCATGGCAATGAAAACCTTGACGAGTTTAATCACACCGGGAGGGAGTTCGTCTCCCCGCTTTAAACGTCCCACCTTCTCATCATAGATCATCTGGCGAAGGTCGATCCGTTCTTTTGTAGACGCCTCCACGCTATCAACTTTCGCCTGCTCTGCCTTGTCATTCAGGACCACATTCCGGATATCCTCATCGACAATTTTACCCAGGATCTCCTCTTCAATAAGCTTCTTTTTCTTCAGAAGAATCTCGCCGGTTTCCGGATCAACGATATCGACACCGACCAACTGGCCAATCAGCAGGCTCCGGACCTTTTTATATTTTTCCTCCTCGATAATATGAAGTTCCTCACGATGGTCCCGCTGAAGACGCGTGATATCTTCGGTTTCAATCATCTTTGTCCGCTCATCTTTATCAACGCTCTTACGAGAAAAAATCTTTACATCGACGACAATTCCCTCTATCCCGGGGGGGACATAGAGCGAGGCGTCTTTAACATCGCCTGCCTTTTCACCAAATATCGCCCTGAGTAATTTTTCTTCCGGAGTCAGCTGGGTCTCCCCCTTCGGGGTGACCTTTCCCACGAGAATATCTCCTGGTTTCACCTCCGCCCCGACACGGATAATCCCCGATTCGTCCAGGTTGTTGAGGGTTTCTTCACTCACATTCGGAATATCTCTTGTAATATCCTCTTTGCCTAATTTTGTATCCCGGGATTCCAATTCAAATTCTTCGATGTGGATGGATGTAAAATTATCTCCTTTAACCAGCTCTTCCGACACCAAGATGGCATCCTCAAAGTTGTACCCCCCCCAAGGCATGAACGCGACCAGAATATTCTGGCCCAAGGCCAATTCTCCCTGATCAATCGCAGGACCATCCGCAAGGAGATCACCTTTCTTTACCTTCATGCCAGCCGTCACGACCGGCCTCTGGTTGATACAGGTATTTTGATTAGAACGCTGATACTTAATCAGCTTGTAAACATCTAGCGCCGATTCCGGATCTTCCGCGACATTCGCTTTTTCTTTTCTGCTCAGATCCGCCTTGACTACAATCCGGGTCCCGTCACAGCTGACGACGGTACCACTCCGCTTTGCAAAAACGACATAACCAGAATCCCGTGCAACAATAAACTCCATCCCTGTCCCGACCAGAGGGGCTTCAGTCCGAATCAAAGGAACCGCCTGCCGCTGCATGTTCGAACCCATCAAGGCCCTGTTGGCATCATCGTTCTCAAGAAAGGGGATCATCGCGGTCGCCGCACTCACGATCTGTTTCGGGGAGACGTCCATATACTCAATGCGGTCAGAGGGCACCGCGACAAAATCGCCTGAGGAACGGGCCGAGATATTATCCGATGTCAGCTTTCCCCGACTGTCCATCTTCGCATTTGCCTGCGCAATCACATAGCGGTCTCCATCAATGGCCGAAATAAATTCGACTTCGTCGGTTACCCGTCCCTTGACCACCTTACGGTAGGGCGACTCAATAAAACCATACTCGTTCACACGGGCATAAGTGGCGAGCGAGGTAATCAAGCCAATATTTGGACCTTCCGGCGTCTCGATCGGACAGATACGACCATAATGGCTGGGATGAACATCTCTCACCTCAAAACCGGCCCGCTCCCGGGTCAATCCTCCGGGACCCAGGGCGGATAGACGCCTCTTATGGGTAATTTCAGCCAAGGGGTTGGTCTGGTCCATGAATTGGGAGAGCTGGCTGCTCCCAAAAAATTCTTTGATGACCGCAATCACCGGTTTCGCGTTGATCAGGTCATGAGGGAGGACGGTATCCAGATCAAGCAGATTCATCCGCTCTTTAATTGTGCGTTCCATCCTGACAAGGCCAATCCGGAATTGGTTTTCCAGAAGCTCCCCGACCGACCTGACCCGGCGGTTGCCGAGATGGTCAATGTCATCAATATTCCCTTTTCCGCTTTTGAGATTCACAAGATAGCGAACCACTTCAACGACATCCTGAGCGCTCAGCGTCCGGTTCTCCATGGGCTGTTCCAGACCCAGTTTTTTGTTGAGCTTCAGTCGGCCAACAGGAGAAAGGTCATACCGCTTTGAATTGAAGAAAAGGTTTTCGAAAAGGAGCTTTGCCGTATCCATCGTCGGTGTCTCTCCCGGACGGATCCTGCGATAAACCTCTACCATCGCTTCCCCGGGAGAACCCACCTTTTCCATTGCCAAGGTATCGCGTATGGCCGGAAGAATCGTAATATTATCAATAAAAAGGACTCGGATTTTCCCGATATCGGCCTCGCATATTTGCGCGAGGATATCCTCTGTCAGCTCCTGGTTTCTCTCTACAAGAATCTCACCTGTTGCCGGGTCAACAACATCATCAAGGACCGCTTTTCCGGCCAACTCTTCCCTGGGATACGGGATTTCCTTGATCCCCTCCGCCTTCATTTTTCGGAGGACACCCTTGGTCATCTTGCTTCCCTCTTTGACCAGAACACCTTTCCCTTTCTTCTCCTTAAAATCAGAGGGGGACTTAAGGCCAACATGAATCTCAGGATTCAGCTTTCTCAGGAACTCACCCTTAGAAATTCTGACATCTTCGATCGGATAAAAAAGCTTCAGGATAACCTCTTCAAGGCTCCCTCCCTCCACATCTCCTTCCGGTCCGGGCAAAACATATTTTCGACCGTTTCCACCGGCTGCTTCCTGAGTAAAGGCCTTCAACAGAATAGTAACAGGGAGCTTTCTCCTTCTGTCAATCCGGACATAGAGGATATCTTTTGCGTCAAAATCAAAATCAAGCCACGAACCGCGATAGGGGATAATTCGCGCGGAGTAAAGAACTTTTCCGCTGGCGTGCGTCTTTCCTTTATCATGACTAAAGGAGGCGCCGGGGGAACGCTGGAGCTGGCTGACGACCACCCGCTCCGTTCCATTCACCAGAAAGGTCCCGTTATCCGTCATTAATGGAAGCTCTCCGACATACACCTCCTGCTCGCGGATGTCCCGGACCTTTTTCGTCTTCCCCTTGCCCTCCTTGTCCCAGACCACCAAACGGACCTTGATCTTCAGGGGAGCCGCGTAGGTCATTCCGCGTTCAAGACACTCCTGCACATCATATTTCGGTCTTCCAATCGAGTAGTCAATAAATTCGATCATCGCCGTATCGTTGTAATCGGAAACGGGGAACACACTCGTAAAGGCCGATTGCAGGCCTATATCTTCGCGCTGCTCAGGAGCAAGATCAACCTGCTGAAACCGATTGTAGGACTCTTTTTGAATCTCAATCAGATTCGGAATACGAACCTTGACATTGATCTTTGAAAAATCTCTCCTCTTACGGATCTCATTTCTGGGGCGAACCGCCATAAACCCTCCATTCTATCTATAAACTGATACAGGCGCTTAACATTCGTCTTGTTCGGGAACAGCCTATTTGATTTCTGCTGTCGCCCCGGCTTCTTCAAGCCTCTTTTTTACCGTCTCCGCTTCATCCTTAGCAACACCGGACTTAACCACCTTGGGAGCGGCTTCAACGAGATCCTTTGCCTCCTTAAGTCCCAGGCTGGTTAGTTCTCGAACCGCCTTGATGACCTGTATTTTCTTTTCCCCAATCCCGGTCAAAATGACGTCAAACTCCGTTTTCTCCTCAACGGTCTCTGCCTGTCCACCGCCACCCGCTGCAGGGGCCGCTGCAACCGCGACGGGTGCCGCTGCAGTCACACCAAAACGCTCTTCAACCAGCTTAATCAAGTCCGCCAATTGAAGAACAGGCATCTTTTCGACCGCCTGAAGAATCTGGTCATTTGTCAATTCGATCTCTTCCGCCGCTGCTGTTTTTGCCATTTTTAACACGCTCCTTCGTTAGTGAAAATACAATTATAGTAAATAATTTCTACCTCTTTATTTGGCCGGAATCGGCCACCTCTACAGGTCAGGGGTGTTAAGACCCCGACGACTCGCGTTTCTCCTTTACGGCCTGGAGAGTCAGCACAAACTTGCTGAGAACACCGTTGAGGCTCCCTGCAAATCCATAAATAGGCGATTGGAGCCGTCCGATAAGGGCCGTAATCAAAACCGGTTTTGGCGGAAGTTGAGCAATCTGTTTGAACCGACCCAGGTCGATTACTTGTCCTTCAACCACTCCAACCTTGATCTTCAGTTTTTTTTGCTTGTCGGCGATCTCCTTCATCGCTTTTGCCGGAGCAATCGGGTCATCATATCCAAGGGCGACCGCCGTCTGGCCCTTGAAATACGTCGTCACCCCTTCCAAAGACGTCTGCGCCGCGGCCAGAATCGCAAGCGTATTCTTGACCACATGAAACTCGCCCTTCGCACTTCGGAGATGCCCCCGGACCTCGCGTAATTCTTCTACACCCATCCCGGAAAATTCTGCCAGGATTGCGACTTTTGCCTTTGAAAATTTAACCTGCAAGTCCGTGACGATCTCTTTTTTTTCTTTTAACCCCTTCATTGGACTTCCCCTTTATCATTACTGTAGGCCAACATAAAAACTATTCCGCCGACCCCTGACGGACACTACCAAGCTCTATGGGAATCCCGGGACCCATCGTAGAGGAGACCGTAATCCCCTTTAAATATTTCCCCTTCGCAGATGCAGGTCTTTTCTTCAAAACAGATTCGAGTACCGCACTTGCATTCTCAAAAAGCTGCTCAGCGCTGAACGAGACACGGCCAACTGCCAGGTGGACAATACCCGCCTTTTCAACCCGATAATCCACTCGGCCCAGCCTGATCTCTTTGATCACCTTCGCCACCTCAAATGTGACCGTTCCTGTCTTTGGATTGGGCATCAGGCCACGCGGACCCAACACCCTTCCTAATCTACCGACTATTCCCATCAAATCCGGCGTTGCGACCACTGTGTCAAACTCCATCCAGCCCTTGTTGATCTTCTCTACAAGATCGTCAAGCCCGACATGGTCCGCACCGGCCTCCAAGGCCTCTTTCTCCTTTTCACCTTTCGCAAAAACCAGGATACGCACCTTCTTCCCTGTCCCATGCGGCAGAACAACAGAACCCCGCACCATTTGATCGGAATGCTTGGGGTCAACACCCAAACGAATCGCCATGTCCACGCTCCCGTCAAACTTGGCAGTGTGCGTCTCTTTCACCAAGGCAAGAGCCTCATTCAGAGCGCAGGGCTCTCCCTTCACCTTTGCAACTGCGGTATCATATTTCTTACCCATTCATTCTCCTCATTGAAGAACCGCGCCTCCCTCAAATGAAGGGGCGGGGATGTCACCTGACAATATGTGTTTATTCTGCTTTATATGACTGCGGCTCGACTTCAATCCCCATGCTTCTCGCAGTCCCTGAGATAATTCTGCATGCCCCCTCAAGATCAACGGCGTTGATATCCTCCATTTTCGTCTTGGCAATCGCCTCAACCTGAGCCCGGGTCACTTTTCCAACCTTTTCCTTATGGGGGACACCGGAGCCTTTAATAATTCCAGCGGCTTTTTTCAGGAGATCAGATGCAGGGGAACTTTTTGTCACAAACGTAAATGTTCTGTCAGTGTAAATAGAGATCAAGGCCGGAACAATCGACCCTTCCAGTCCCTTCGTCTTTGCGTTGAAGGCCTTGCAGAACTCCATGATATTCACACCATGCTGACCCAGGGCAGGCCCCACCGGGGGCGCCGGATTTGCTTTTCCGGCCGGAATCTGAAGTTTAACGACCGCCTTGATTTCTTTTGCCATCTAAAATAACCCGCCTTTCTATCCTAAGGGGCTTGCGTCGCCCCCTCCACCGGCAAAGCCGGATGGAGCCTCCCCCTCAACGCTCACATCGATTCTCTGTCGACGAACACGGAAGAGACAAAATTATATACCCCCAAAAGGTATCTCTTTGAAAAACAGACTCCAATTAGACTTTTTCAACCTGGAGAAAATTCAACTCAACCGGGGTTGAGCGCCCAAAAATACTGACCAGGACCTTTACCTTATGCTGATCCAGATTGACCTCATCCACCACACCATTGAATCCCAGAAAAGGACCATCAATGATACGGACATTCTCCCCCTTATCAAACAGGGCTTTTTCTCGCGGAGGAGCAACCCCCTCATCCATCTGCCTCAACAAGACCTTCACTTCTTTTTCCGCGAGCGGTTCCGGCACAGCGCCACCTCCGCCCAGAAACCCGGTCACCTTTGGGGTTTCTTTAACAAGCTGCTGAACCTCCAGGTCCAGACACATCTCCACCAGGACATACCCCGGGAAAAACTTCTTTGTAGAGACCCGTTTTTTTCCATCCTTAATCTCAACAACTTCTTCCGTCGGAACAAGGACTTTTCCCATTTTTTCTTCCAGTCCGAGGCTTACTATCCTCTCCTCCAGACTGGCCTTCACCCGGCCTTCAAAGCCGGAGTAGGTATGGATAACATACCAATTCTTTTCCATAAACAACTCCCCGCAAACAAACCCTAGACAACCAAGCGCAATATACGAATCAGGACGGTATCGACAATCGCGAGAAACAAGGCAACGATCAGCGTAAAGACAATGACAACCGTCGTGGAGCCGATCGTCTCATTCTTGCTCGGATATGTCACTTTTGAGAGTTCAAGCTTCACCTCTTTCATAAAATCAATTGCGGACTTGAATAATTTTTTAATCATACACCTTATCCCTCATACCGACGGAGATCGACATCCCCCTTCTGTTTTTGGCAGGCCAGGAGGGACTCGAACCCCCAACAAGCGGTTTTGGAGACCGCCGCTCTAACCAATTGGAGCTACTGGCCTATTTGGCAAGACCTATTTCACCTCTCGATGCGCGGTGTGCTTCCGGCACCTTCGGCAGTACTTCTTTAACTCAATTCGATCCGGAGTATTTCTCTTGTTCTTTTTTGTCGTGTAGTTTCTTTCTTTACAGTCTGTACAACCCAAGGTAATAATCTCACGCATCGACTTAATCCTTTAATTTGTTTCTACTTAATGATCTGAGTGATGACACCGGCACCAACCGTCCGTCCGCCTTCCCGTATCGCAAAACGCAATCCTTCCTG contains the following coding sequences:
- a CDS encoding 30S ribosomal protein S12 encodes the protein MPTINQLIKKGREKARSKTKSPALKQSPQKRGVCIRVYTTTPKKPNSALRKVARVRLTNGMEVTSYIPGMGHNLQEHSIVLVRGGKIKDLPGVRYHIVRGALDAVGVADRKQGRSKYGAKRPK
- the rpoC gene encoding DNA-directed RNA polymerase subunit beta', giving the protein METLSKVESVRSLFGKSKESISFDAIRIRIASGEKIRSWSYGEVKKPETINYRSFKPERDGLFCARIFGPIKDWECNCGKYKRMKHRGIVCDKCGVEVIQSKVRRERMGHIELVSPVAHIWFLKGIPSRIGILLDMTLKQLEKVLYFENYVVTDPMDTDLKEKEILTEDRYRADVEKYGVGAFRAEMGAEAIRDILKKIDLEELWDELHVKIAHASSVAVKKKLTKRLRVVESLRKSGNHPDWMILDVIPVLPPELRPLVPLDGGRFATSDLNDLYRRVINRNNRLKRLTELRAPNVIIRNEKRMLQESVDALFDNGRRGRAIRGPNKRPLKSLSDMLKGKQGRFRQNLLGKRVDYSGRSVIVVGPELKLHQCGLPKKMALELFKPFIYQKLEERGYVATIKTAKKMVEKEKPEVWDVLDEMIQEHPVLLNRAPTLHRLGIQAFDPVLVEGKAIRLHPLVCAAFNADFDGDQMAVHLPLSIEAQIEARVLMMSVNNVLSPASGKPIMVPSQDMVLGCYWLTKEKGGAKGEGKTFSGPEEVTIAYDHRQVEEHARIKVRRDGTLVETTVGRVIFGNILPEDVPFSMVNRIMNKKELINLIDISYRKSGRRNTVAMLDRIKDLGFHFATRAGISICVDDMRIPSKKGVLLDKAKKSVAEIEKQYAEGLITNGERYNKVVDIWAHVTEMVASEMMRELAEEEEEVTKGVGKVKDRKFNSIYMMADSGSRGSAAQIRQLGGMRGLMAKPSGEIIETPIMANFREGLSVLQYFISTHGARKGLADTALKTANSGYLTRRLVDVSQDVIVNDLDCHSPDSLAVTALVEGGEVIEPLEKRILGRIAAEDITDPITGEVICPAQAEINEEKTQAVVEAGIDRVKIRSVLTCLAHRGICVRCYGRDLSRGQLVERGEAVGVIAAQSIGEPGTQLTMRTFHIGGTASKVIEQTVLESRNAGVVKYLNLNTVKSKDGDLIVMNRNGRIAIFDKTGREKEKYSVVYGARIKVKDGVSVDARQRLVEWDPYSLSILTEVAGKIAMGDLIEGQTMREEVDEVTGFARKVIVDYPGSNLRPRISIKDASGKTVKLPLTKGAARYLLPAGAHVFVEKGQMVHPGDVLAKIPRETTKTKDITGGLPRVAELFEARKPKEQAVISEIDGTVEYGGFAKGMRKVIVSNEVGDSREYFIPKGKHINVHEGDWVHAGEPLMDGSPNPHDILDVLGPKELQKYLVDEVQEVYRLQGVSINDKHIEIIVRQMLRRVKVEEPGDTDFLIGVQVDKFKFAEENEKVMAKGGIPATGKPILLGITKAALATDSFISAASFQETTRVLTEAAISGRTDDLLGLKENVIVGRLVPAGTGLPEYREVYVRSPRQAQEIKEMAKNKAGSSEGAPAEKK
- the rpoB gene encoding DNA-directed RNA polymerase subunit beta, with translation MAVRPRNEIRKRRDFSKINVKVRIPNLIEIQKESYNRFQQVDLAPEQREDIGLQSAFTSVFPVSDYNDTAMIEFIDYSIGRPKYDVQECLERGMTYAAPLKIKVRLVVWDKEGKGKTKKVRDIREQEVYVGELPLMTDNGTFLVNGTERVVVSQLQRSPGASFSHDKGKTHASGKVLYSARIIPYRGSWLDFDFDAKDILYVRIDRRRKLPVTILLKAFTQEAAGGNGRKYVLPGPEGDVEGGSLEEVILKLFYPIEDVRISKGEFLRKLNPEIHVGLKSPSDFKEKKGKGVLVKEGSKMTKGVLRKMKAEGIKEIPYPREELAGKAVLDDVVDPATGEILVERNQELTEDILAQICEADIGKIRVLFIDNITILPAIRDTLAMEKVGSPGEAMVEVYRRIRPGETPTMDTAKLLFENLFFNSKRYDLSPVGRLKLNKKLGLEQPMENRTLSAQDVVEVVRYLVNLKSGKGNIDDIDHLGNRRVRSVGELLENQFRIGLVRMERTIKERMNLLDLDTVLPHDLINAKPVIAVIKEFFGSSQLSQFMDQTNPLAEITHKRRLSALGPGGLTRERAGFEVRDVHPSHYGRICPIETPEGPNIGLITSLATYARVNEYGFIESPYRKVVKGRVTDEVEFISAIDGDRYVIAQANAKMDSRGKLTSDNISARSSGDFVAVPSDRIEYMDVSPKQIVSAATAMIPFLENDDANRALMGSNMQRQAVPLIRTEAPLVGTGMEFIVARDSGYVVFAKRSGTVVSCDGTRIVVKADLSRKEKANVAEDPESALDVYKLIKYQRSNQNTCINQRPVVTAGMKVKKGDLLADGPAIDQGELALGQNILVAFMPWGGYNFEDAILVSEELVKGDNFTSIHIEEFELESRDTKLGKEDITRDIPNVSEETLNNLDESGIIRVGAEVKPGDILVGKVTPKGETQLTPEEKLLRAIFGEKAGDVKDASLYVPPGIEGIVVDVKIFSRKSVDKDERTKMIETEDITRLQRDHREELHIIEEEKYKKVRSLLIGQLVGVDIVDPETGEILLKKKKLIEEEILGKIVDEDIRNVVLNDKAEQAKVDSVEASTKERIDLRQMIYDEKVGRLKRGDELPPGVIKLVKVFIAMKRRLQVGDKMAGRHGNKGVVARILPEADMPYLPDGTKVQIVLNPLGVPSRMNVGQILETHLGWAADLLGIHVSCPVFDGANEKEVKDLLEEAGLPRSGQTILHDGKTGEPFNRPVTVGRMYMLKLHHLVDDKIHARSIGPYSLVTQQPLGGKAQFGGQRLGEMEVWALQAYGAASVLQEFLTVKSDDVPGRSRIYEAIVKGEHFLEPGLPESFNVLIKELQSLGLDVELIRDKD
- a CDS encoding 50S ribosomal protein L7/L12 — encoded protein: MTNDQILQAVEKMPVLQLADLIKLVEERFGVTAAAPVAVAAAPAAGGGGQAETVEEKTEFDVILTGIGEKKIQVIKAVRELTSLGLKEAKDLVEAAPKVVKSGVAKDEAETVKKRLEEAGATAEIK
- a CDS encoding 50S ribosomal protein L10, with the translated sequence MKGLKEKKEIVTDLQVKFSKAKVAILAEFSGMGVEELREVRGHLRSAKGEFHVVKNTLAILAAAQTSLEGVTTYFKGQTAVALGYDDPIAPAKAMKEIADKQKKLKIKVGVVEGQVIDLGRFKQIAQLPPKPVLITALIGRLQSPIYGFAGSLNGVLSKFVLTLQAVKEKRESSGS
- a CDS encoding 50S ribosomal protein L1: MGKKYDTAVAKVKGEPCALNEALALVKETHTAKFDGSVDMAIRLGVDPKHSDQMVRGSVVLPHGTGKKVRILVFAKGEKEKEALEAGADHVGLDDLVEKINKGWMEFDTVVATPDLMGIVGRLGRVLGPRGLMPNPKTGTVTFEVAKVIKEIRLGRVDYRVEKAGIVHLAVGRVSFSAEQLFENASAVLESVLKKRPASAKGKYLKGITVSSTMGPGIPIELGSVRQGSAE